TGCTTTTCAACCTTGAAATATAATTATGCAACTGCCGTAAAACGCGAAAGCAGTTAGTACTCTCATATtgagaactaataataataaataatcttcGATTTAGCTTATGTCAATATTCTTCCAAGATTGAGAAAGGCGATTTGTGTCGTGCTGTGCAGATGTAAGGgtttttcacaaaaacaaacgCTCGCCCACCTCCCCCatctccctctcacacacagataATGTCACGATCACAACGTGTAGATTACATAATGTTTTATACTGCCTCAATGACACCGTAATGCTTCTCTAGCAACACATCTACTTACCCAAAAAATAATGTTGAAGCCAAAAAGGAAATATTTCACACAGCAGCTCACTTCGGGTCCTTTGTAATGGTGGTGTTTCCCGGACATTCTTCTTATGATATTATtacgtaaaaataaaaaagcacagaaTAATTCCAAACGATTGTacaattcacaaaaataaaataaaataataaacgcAGAGCCGTGGCGCCTTGGCGTTAGGAATATGGGTGTATGTAAAACATCGAGCTGTGGGAATCCTCGGCAGGAATGAATTAGTGTAAAACAGGAGACATTAACCAGGACGCATTTGGTGTAGAATTACACAGCAGTAATCCCAGAGGTACGAAAAGGGTTGCAtttgatttgtgttgtttttttttgtttcaggatCGCCTGCGAATTACCTCCATTTCTGCTACAATGCACCTCTGACTTGTTCCCACATACACCCCTGCTGTGTTCAATGTAAGATAAAACACAGGGTTTGTCACAAAGCCCGTTTGGAAGCCACCTTTTTTTTAACAGGGACCTCTAGTGGAACCTGCGCGAAGTACAGCACAAAATACACTGAAGCGCagtgattacactatgtaacataatttttgttcctgggtagtaagtgttatttcctaattgcttatgcctcaaaagtatagaaaattgctattattccccacaaactttgcttttgtgaccaggacagtgatattttgaaatttacctatttccaatgagaaaacgggcgaatttgtgtcttttcatttacataaagtcagaaaaaaacaacatatgaatccaaaataacatgtatttatactaaagtaatacaaaaatgactacaaaagatttaaaagtgagtagtttttcaagatttacgattatactgtaaatcactttcacgaatcagcccccaaatgtagtctcccatcatgttctcgttatactgtccttggtagtggcgttcaaagtccagtatatcctggtggaagcgctcgccttgctcctccgagtacgctcccatgttctccttgaatttatcaagatgagcatcaaggatatggactatgagggacatcctacagcccattgtgccgtagttcttcaccagagtctcaaccagctccacatagttttcggccttgtgattgcccaggaagccccgaaccactgcgacaaagctgttccaagccgcttttgtcttgataaattggccgcagacatagcaaaatgcgtctgctggatgcttgcagcctcttgatgccatctcagaaaaatgcagatatgtatccacttaggcagctagaactaaactgaactggtgggcttaaggcccctgtatttatactactatttttattactggaaagttctagaagttactccaagtttactcagcactgaatctttctggaatgttctggaaaataggtaaatttcaaaatatcactgtcctggtcacaaaagcaaattttgtggggaataatggcaattttctatacttttggggcataagcaattaggaaataacacttactacccaggaaccaaaaaaaaaaaaaattgttacacagtgttattgatGACGATCATGACCGCAACTAACAATCAAAGCCGaaataaaagcggctgaaatatcATGGAACACACACAAGCGGGAAGCTGCAGCTGAATTTGGTTTCGACACCATTGTGTTAACACGAACGAAATAAATTGTTATAGCGTTcggaattattttttaaatgtttcttttaaactAGGTGTTAAATTTATGTATGCAATAGATGGATACCTACAAGGGTCAAACTTGGCCAACCCACCCATTGATGTGTATGTGTTCTCTGTGTAACAATGCAATATCTGCGATACATATTAGTTTGGTGAAAATTATGTTTGGTTATCCATGTAATTGCGGTTTCCCTGTCTGATTTGTTGCCCAGCAGTTTTGCCAAACAGATTGTATAATTTAATGTCTTCACTTTTGGGGCTTACACGTTTTAACACAGTGTCATGGATCACCATCCATGCTCAAGCATGAACAGGTGCAGgcagtttttaaattatttgcacACAGTTAGTGCTGCATCTAAAGCTGTGTATAACTTGCACAGTGCCATCTTGTGGCAAAAAGGGAGCTAAGAAAATAGATTCCAATTGCAACAGTAATTAAAGTGGtcaaaaaggtttaaaacaagTTAGGGGCTAAAGGCCTGCATTATATTGCTCAAACTCAATAGCATTCCTGGTTCATGGAGGAAAATATTACTTAAAtatctgctaaacaaacaaataataataaattacttaaaaaaacaacacagaagcaGTGATAACACAGCTAGTGCTAAGGAGAGGAAATTCAATTATAAAAAACGTGATTAACACGCCTTCCATATAAGCAACCATTGTGCACAGACAGATGGGATTTTTGAGCAAGACAACAGGTAAGACGATGTTGCAAATTAATCTCACATCACTGTTAGATGCTCTTGACTCGGCACCCTCTTTCTTGGCAACGGCACGCATCCACCAGCAAGTACAAAATAAAGTTATCTTCCaaatatttgatatttttaatcaaaagaaaacaaaaagagcaaccATCGTATTAAGAAATGTAGAGCATGAAAATAACACAAAGCCCCCTTCCCCCACCACACAAAACCACCTACAATTGTGAGAACGGTCTTGAAACACAGTCTGCATCGTTACACAAGCTCAGATGAAGCAGAGGTTCAAAACAGCTGAAACACACAGGACTACTCCATGTCTTACATACTTTACAGGACCTTATTAAATGCAGTATAACACATTTCTTGATCaacaaatgcaaatatatatttttattttatacacagAGGGACAATGTAGTCAGTCCATGCAACTAAACAAAACCATTTGCATCTCCACACATTAATTTACTTTAGATAACAGAACAGTGCAAGAGCTGCACACTCAATGAAAACGAACCAAAAACAGCCATGTcactgcccccccaccccccccccaaggaaaaaaaaaaaaaacaccacacgtCAGGACATTAACTGAAGTTAACACTGCAGTTCTGCTTCCTCTACCAAGACCATCACAGCCTCTCAGACAACAAACTTGTTCTTGCCAAGGGAGTTGCTCTTTGTTGCGGTGTCTGCATGAGCCTGATAGCCAATCACTATCTTTGCAGGGAGCCCCAGCCCTTCCTTGTACCTGCGCCTGAATAGGGAGAGGAAAATGAGTTCAGTGCAACTAATAATCTGTACAGTGCGACACGTGGAAATGATTGCATATAGCAAGGGTGTCCAATGACAGGCCATTCCGCTCCAGGTGTAACAGGTACAATTAGATAGTGATTTACTTCAGGGTCTAGGTAGAGGCTCACTTGGTTCAATTAAatgatttagaacagggttggaacaaagatgaGCAGTGGAAGGGCCAATCTTGGACATCTGTGACATAAAGCATCAGATTCGTTCTCGTTTTCTCATCTCTACGTCGCTTTTTGACTGCCCATAACTAAATTGAGATTGCACGCTGATCTTGTGAAATACTAAACAGTTTGTAGATTGGAGAATGCACTGATCATTTATAGGTGCCACTATGACCTGCAGCCACAGCGTGTAGAATAGCATTTCAAATGCTCCTGCATGGCTTCATCAATTTGACAGGAAGTTCCCAAGGTACAGCcttcaacagccaatcagctgtCAGCAGTACGGAGTAGATTCCAGACTACCTCACTTATATTCAACCTGTGCAGAAACTGACCAAAACATTTCACATACATAAGCAAAGTTAGAATAAAATTATTAGGGGCAAACTGATGGGACTGATCTACAAACCACATTCACTTCAATAATCATCATAAATACACTGCAGAGGCTGACACCAAAGAAAAGTCCATGCAAGTGTCCAAGTCAAACACTGCTCAAATGTTTTGAACAGAGATGCATACAACAGCACCCAGATTGGAGAGCATTCCTGCCTGGTAAAATAGTGTCAGGAACGCCAAATACCAAGACAGGTGCAAATTTGGCACAAGATTCTAGCGTCAGGGTACCTCATAACGCCAGGCagaaacattaaattctggcgccagcaattatttattttttttattccttagtaaccatagatgatgatttctcattgggtctgaactgctcacatgacccacccacactcatccacatacacaggagagaaggttcatGTCATGTTGGAGGTTGTCTGGCAGccttgataatttagcaccagtaggctctgtGGTGCTAaaatttcaaaacagtttagcaccaatttttaAAACGACTTGCACCTTGGAGTATGGTAGTGCCCTGcaatggagcttcctgattggtaGGTAAAAGTTCTTTAGTTCCTAATATACATTATAAGTCACGCCACCACTGGAACCCATTAGCAGCAATTAGAGCACCAAGAGAACTGAAACGCCTCAAACATCAAGGTTAGAGCCCATCTGAGGACAATTCACTacaagaaaaggcttaatgctaCTGTTAGTGATTAGAAGCCTGCAAACCGCTATGCCTCAGAGCACCACAAAGAGCACACCCACCCAATGTAAGTGACAGCCTCCCTGTTTTCTGTATTGGTCGTCCAGACTGCGATTTTATCTCCCTTTGCACGGACATTGAGGACAGCTCCGCACACATCATCGCTGTAATCATCAAAGGACTCTCCGATGATGCACAGGAGCTGAGAGAAGACAAGACAGACACCATTCACTGTCCTCGTAGGAAGGAGTGAGCAGAACTGCATATCCTATTTCAATCCTTAAGGAGAGAGAGCTCTTAACCAAGGACAGGGTCAGTTATCCAGGTACTGAATATTGCTATAAGCCATGGGCATGGTGTGTGTTTGTATACATCTTTAAAACTTGGTTTTATTtaacgagagagagcgagagagagagagagagaggagactgtATGCCCTGTACTAAATAAACAGTGAAACATTTCTCACAGTTTCCAGCCAAAACCGATCAAGCTCGGTGTGCCTCTGCTGCTTTGACAGAGTAATTAGCCAGCGGCCGCCGCACTTGTTCCTCCTATCCTCCCACATGGGCTCAATcccatccttaaaaaaaaaaaaaaaaaaaaaaaaaaaaaaacaaccacacttGGTCAATTGCAGCAAAGGTAAATATTCTGGTGTAAACACCATACTAAAATCAGGCTTATGTCCTTTCATGGATTCTAAACATACTTACACAGAACCGAGTCTGTATAAAGTATaaaacatttcagctagtgcTTTCATCAGGGTAATAATTTCACTACTGGAGACCAGCAGAAAAGTAACGTGAAAAGATCACCGACAGAGCAGCAGTATTAATCCTCCCCTCCTCGCCCCACAAAAAGAGACAAGGTCCACCGTGTAAAAACAGAAAACCGAAGGATTTGATAAATCAAATTCACTTGCCTTAAACAGAGAGTAGTCACAGCCCGACGACAGCTTGCTGGCAACTTGAATGTGGTTATATATTCTTTGAAAAAGCAAACCAACACAAACGTATAAAACAGAAATAGCAGACATTCTGAATGATTGTGATCTGGAGATGTCTCTTCAAATTACAACGCCCTCAGATCACTGGGAACAGTCAGGTTCTTTCCCCACAATATTATACCAATAAACCAATAACCTGGACTTCGAGGTCATTGGCATGGCTCAAGTTCTTATACTAGAGAGAAAATGCAACTGAACAGCATTTCAGAGTACAACAGCttgacaaaatacattcctgcacAATAATATAACCACCCCATTGGATTAGTGCTGGAGTGCGTGAAGGGGCAAGGGGAGTGGGCAAGGAACAATGCACGCTGGCAGAGGACTGACCAGGAAACTATAGACAGAAAAAGagacatctctctctctgtcagaaCATCCTGATGCAGGCTGCTCCAAAACCTATCCAAAGAGGCAATCTCAACACTGTGTGCCCGATAGCTACATTACAATACTAGTACATGCACGAGTCACACTGAAAACATGCAAGACCTACTTCAGAGACTGTCTGCTCCATCAACATGTTTAACAATATCAATTAAAGAGGCAAGGGTTATCTTTCCACCTGGTATGTGCTTGCAGCTCTTTACCACACAATGGCAGTGTACCCTTACATTTGCAATGCATTTCAAGAGATGCAACTCCAAAGATATCTATATTATATTCAGTTGGtgtttacagtatttatcgtATTATGTCTGTTGGCATCAACCAAAACGGCATTCGCACCTCATTTGTTTGGCTTTGTGTTTAGCCCTAAATGCTGCACATCAGCGATGCAATATACTGCATATCCTTGACAGTCAGCTTGTTTTTACTCACGCCCAGAAATCCTCCACTGTGTCGAACTTGGTGATGAGCTGCAGGTTCGCCTGCCAGGTTTTACTTTTGTCATTCTTATAGAACCATAGAGCCCATCTGCAAGGACACCAGGGGGACGCAAGACAGTGTTAACAGAATATTTAatcataacagcaataatacCCAGGCTTTGTTGGCCTGATTAGGCCAAACATCACAATATcatccgtcctttggatgagatgtaaatgACTAAATGATAAGTTGCAGTACTTCCCAATTTGGCAAGTACATTAActtgtttattatattttattgtagaCATTTGCAATTTTTTAAACATAGGGTTAATGAACATCTGCAGTTACACTCTTAACCAGCAGATGGCATTAAAAACCAAGGACATCGTCAGCACTTTCCCTGAAATGTTCCTGCAGAAAATAGAGCCTTACCAGTGATGATGGTAAAGGCACCGACCACCAGCTTGTGGTCAATAAACAATGATCCAATTAACTTATATTAACATATACAATTATCCAATTAACTTATTTTCTATTACCTGGGGTAAAAGTGTTTCACAAGGTTATATTAAGTATGTTGATTGGATAATACATTTTCCATATATTATTAatctcattatttttttgttggtgattttttcCAGACTTAATGTTCTCGACTTGGCAGAAGCCCATTTAAGCCTACCACAGTATGGCGCGCTTCTTGTTCTTAGTGTGGTGTCAGCCAGGTTACAAATGCTTTCTTTAACTCAAAGTGAACATAAGCGTGAAAAACGCCGGTTAACAGCACTTTAACAGTACTATCAATGTGGTAAATTATAACCCCGACGTGCTCTCTACCTGTTCTGCAATGGGCTCTTCACACATCTCTCCAGCGAAGCGGCGGCTTCTCTTACGATTACATCATGTAGACTCTTCTTTTGCTCCTTTTTCTCCTGTGCAAGTGCCAAACTTACCTAGGAAgacagttattattttaaaacctttttaaatgTCTATGGGCTACCCAGAAATATCTAACAGATAATAAACAAACCCGTGTTTAGGCCTAccaaccgccccccccccccccccccccaaaagaaattGGAAGTCCGTGCGCAACTTTACCAGGAATACAATATAACGCATTTTATATCAAATGTGTTTACTATAATAATGTTGTAGTAGGCCTGTTTAACTTTGAACTTTTACCAATTTAGGAAAACTACACAAAAGGTTACCGATAATAAGGGGTCCTATCCAATCTATTCCTAATCTACCGTTACTTCGGTTTATCAAAAAACATCAAATTAATTCGGTTGCATTCACGTTTCGCTAAACAATCCAACATACTAAATGCTTTACGCAGATTTCTCTACCAGGGTCCAGTGCTTTCTCCAGAAAGCAGACGTAAAGACCAGAGCAGCGCACCATAAACTATTAGAAGTCTAATGAAGCCGGCAACATGTTCCGCATTACTGGAATTAAACAACAAAACTATGAAAATGTTCGTtttcaataatgataataaaaatataaaaacatgtgtgCCACGGTTGCAAGAAAGCACAAACCGCTCACCGTTTGAACTGTACCCGTAGCCATCTCCGTCCCAATCAAGCAGTCTACACCCTGACAGGTGTGTTTAAGATCCTACACGGGAAATACGATGCGGGTGTGTATTATTAATTAAAGAagacaattaatatatatatatatatatatatatatatatatatatatatatatatatatatatatatatatatatatatatcgaggaATGAGAGAAATTGTATATTCGTTTGCAGGgcacattacattaaatacacgtttttaaatatattacccaaaaatagatttttatttaaatattgctaCCAGTAtttaatgtcagaaaaaaaaaccttttagaaAAAAGATGAAAT
The window above is part of the Acipenser ruthenus chromosome 22, fAciRut3.2 maternal haplotype, whole genome shotgun sequence genome. Proteins encoded here:
- the LOC117431746 gene encoding eukaryotic translation initiation factor 4E-1B-like isoform X2, translating into MATGTVQTVSLALAQEKKEQKKSLHDVIVREAAASLERCVKSPLQNRWALWFYKNDKSKTWQANLQLITKFDTVEDFWAIYNHIQVASKLSSGCDYSLFKDGIEPMWEDRRNKCGGRWLITLSKQQRHTELDRFWLETLLCIIGESFDDYSDDVCGAVLNVRAKGDKIAVWTTNTENREAVTYIGRRYKEGLGLPAKIVIGYQAHADTATKSNSLGKNKFVV
- the LOC117431746 gene encoding eukaryotic translation initiation factor 4E-like isoform X1, translated to MVRCSGLYVCFLEKALDPGREICVKHLVSLALAQEKKEQKKSLHDVIVREAAASLERCVKSPLQNRWALWFYKNDKSKTWQANLQLITKFDTVEDFWAIYNHIQVASKLSSGCDYSLFKDGIEPMWEDRRNKCGGRWLITLSKQQRHTELDRFWLETLLCIIGESFDDYSDDVCGAVLNVRAKGDKIAVWTTNTENREAVTYIGRRYKEGLGLPAKIVIGYQAHADTATKSNSLGKNKFVV